Proteins co-encoded in one Sulfurimonas sp. HSL1-2 genomic window:
- the truC gene encoding tRNA pseudouridine(65) synthase TruC translates to MDEPLEILYRDEWLVAVNKPSGLLVHRSWIDKDETRFALQLVRDQIGQYVYPVHRLDKPTSGVLLFALDPETARKVGEIFEAGSVRKEYLAVVRGYIDEAGRIDYPLKELLDKMTDAKARTDKEAQEAVTGFERLATVELPIPVGRYRAARYSLVRLRPETGRKHQLRRHMKHLLHPIVGDTKYGRTEHNNLFREHFGCHRLLLASTKLELPHPVTGEPLCISASPGEIIEVLMARFGWHTE, encoded by the coding sequence ATGGACGAACCCCTCGAGATCCTCTACCGCGACGAGTGGCTTGTAGCCGTAAACAAGCCCAGCGGGCTGCTCGTGCACCGCTCCTGGATCGACAAGGACGAGACCCGCTTCGCGCTGCAGCTCGTCCGCGACCAGATCGGGCAGTACGTCTACCCCGTCCACCGCCTCGACAAGCCTACTTCCGGGGTGCTGCTCTTCGCCCTCGACCCGGAAACAGCCCGCAAAGTCGGCGAGATCTTCGAGGCGGGGAGCGTCCGCAAAGAGTACCTCGCCGTCGTTCGCGGCTATATTGACGAAGCGGGCCGCATCGACTACCCGCTCAAAGAGCTGCTCGACAAAATGACCGATGCGAAGGCGCGCACGGACAAGGAGGCCCAGGAGGCCGTCACGGGCTTTGAGCGCCTCGCCACCGTCGAACTCCCTATCCCCGTCGGGCGCTACCGGGCTGCGCGCTACTCCCTGGTGCGGCTGCGGCCCGAAACGGGGCGCAAACACCAGCTCCGCCGCCATATGAAGCACCTGCTGCACCCCATCGTCGGCGATACCAAATACGGGCGGACCGAACACAACAACCTCTTCCGGGAGCATTTCGGCTGCCACCGCCTGCTGCTGGCCTCGACGAAGCTGGAACTCCCCCACCCCGTCACCGGTGAACCGCTCTGCATCAGCGCCTCCCCCGGGGAGATTATCGAAGTGCTCATGGCACGATTCGGCTGGCATACTGAATAA
- the dsbD gene encoding protein-disulfide reductase DsbD has product MKRFIAFFTLLSATLLFAFQSSFLMPEEAFKPKASLLDNQHIAIDIELGEGIYVYADKLDAAIKAPSTVSISEVKVNSVAEEHDGDMVHLHKVPVEIILTSSQKTGTVPVTVSLAFQGCSERGLCYEPQNKEYTFDVDLAKLGSAAAAAPEKPKAPAAAKGESETDLIVDTLKGGSLWAILALFFGFGLALSLTPCIFPMIPILSSIIVSQGEHLTARRGFTLSLVYVLAMAFAYTIAGIMAGLFGENLQVILQNPWAIGAFALIFVALAFSMFGFYEIGLPATLQTRLSRFSDKAGEKGGFSGVAVMGFLSALIVGPCVAPGLAAALIYIGQTGNAALGGIALFVMSLGMGVPLLLIGLGAGRFMPKPGGWMNIVTEVFGAIMIGIAIWMVSRVLPDWITMMLWAIYFIVAAVYLGAFEPVHGGVRRSMHSFIKAIGIVFMLYGTILLVGALSGGTSLTQPLKGFEVKMCTDGTPAAASTKEVAFQVIHSEAELEQILAANRGKKVMLDFSAAWCTACAEYAEITFADPRVVSALDDFILVQADVTENSDPEKALTKQFGLFGPPGILFFDESGKLIENKTLIGYKPPEAFLEHLRSL; this is encoded by the coding sequence GTGAAACGGTTTATCGCGTTTTTTACCCTGCTTTCGGCGACACTCCTCTTCGCCTTTCAAAGCAGTTTTCTGATGCCAGAAGAGGCGTTCAAGCCCAAGGCATCCCTGCTGGACAACCAGCACATTGCCATCGATATCGAACTGGGGGAGGGGATCTACGTCTATGCGGACAAACTTGATGCCGCCATCAAGGCGCCCTCCACGGTCTCCATCTCCGAAGTCAAGGTCAACAGCGTCGCCGAGGAGCACGACGGCGACATGGTCCACCTGCACAAGGTCCCCGTCGAGATCATCCTGACCTCCTCGCAGAAAACGGGCACGGTTCCCGTGACTGTCTCTTTGGCGTTCCAGGGCTGCTCGGAGCGCGGGCTCTGCTATGAGCCGCAGAACAAAGAGTACACTTTTGACGTTGACCTCGCTAAACTTGGATCGGCTGCCGCCGCGGCGCCCGAAAAGCCGAAGGCTCCGGCCGCCGCGAAGGGTGAGAGCGAAACGGACCTGATCGTCGACACGCTCAAGGGCGGCAGCCTCTGGGCGATTCTCGCACTTTTCTTCGGTTTCGGACTGGCGCTCTCGCTGACCCCGTGCATCTTCCCGATGATCCCGATCCTCTCCTCCATCATCGTCTCACAGGGGGAGCATCTCACGGCCAGACGCGGGTTCACCCTCTCGCTGGTCTACGTCCTGGCGATGGCATTCGCCTATACGATCGCCGGGATCATGGCGGGACTTTTCGGCGAGAACCTGCAGGTGATTCTGCAGAATCCGTGGGCGATCGGCGCCTTCGCATTGATCTTTGTCGCTCTGGCATTCTCGATGTTCGGGTTTTACGAGATCGGGCTCCCGGCGACGCTGCAGACGCGGCTGTCGCGTTTTTCCGACAAGGCGGGTGAGAAGGGCGGATTTAGCGGCGTCGCGGTGATGGGCTTTCTGAGCGCACTTATCGTCGGCCCCTGCGTGGCACCCGGCCTGGCGGCGGCACTGATCTACATCGGCCAGACGGGCAATGCGGCGCTCGGCGGCATCGCCCTCTTCGTCATGAGCCTCGGGATGGGGGTCCCCCTCCTGCTCATCGGCCTGGGTGCGGGCAGGTTCATGCCGAAACCGGGCGGCTGGATGAACATCGTTACGGAAGTATTCGGCGCCATTATGATCGGTATTGCCATCTGGATGGTATCGCGGGTGCTCCCGGACTGGATCACGATGATGCTCTGGGCGATCTACTTTATTGTCGCCGCCGTCTACCTCGGTGCTTTCGAACCGGTCCACGGCGGTGTGCGCCGCTCAATGCACTCCTTTATCAAGGCGATCGGCATCGTCTTTATGCTCTACGGGACGATCCTGCTCGTCGGGGCGCTCTCAGGCGGTACGTCGTTGACGCAGCCGCTCAAAGGGTTTGAGGTGAAGATGTGTACGGACGGCACGCCTGCGGCCGCTTCGACGAAGGAGGTGGCCTTTCAGGTGATCCATTCCGAGGCGGAGCTGGAGCAGATCCTCGCGGCGAACAGGGGAAAAAAGGTGATGCTGGATTTCTCGGCCGCATGGTGCACGGCCTGTGCAGAGTATGCGGAGATCACCTTTGCCGATCCGCGGGTCGTATCGGCACTGGATGATTTTATCCTGGTGCAGGCGGACGTGACGGAGAACAGCGACCCCGAAAAGGCGCTCACAAAGCAGTTCGGTCTCTTCGGTCCTCCGGGTATCCTCTTCTTTGACGAAAGCGGAAAACTGATCGAGAACAAGACGCTGATCGGCTATAAACCGCCCGAGGCGTTCCTCGAACACCTGCGTTCACTCTAG
- a CDS encoding protein containing Six-hairpin glycosidase-like domain protein → MTLPHAVSGTDETHFIADIRKILGGGEVSLRIPKRFGHAFDPGCSQWYVTLFQPGKKPLRWGSRRRSAEASLLGAVAGLKKRKGFEAFDIADPSACRILVEMVTDAVPCDLRSLTWMALSPARFEPGVTGLRCEWNGQVRYVMPTDAVTHSIMSVTQLLDFLARRFGLAERGEDEEARAARMLSLPLQCSLLKSVAVISYEAGALPLYRGIPAPFNLSAAGVERVVRASIGWLADNMREDGRFLYYYDPIMDSEADFQHPKNPGYYNILRHSGATITLIEGYERFREERLLAAARRSIDFFVTTLREEEGEEGYRCYPFYNKKSKLGGAGIGLAALMRYEHASGDKRYRHYAEGMVRHLLGRITEDGEMIGYYRHPRHQKGAPLVDIDAKTKRELFSFYYPGEALLGLALFYAHADAAEGLKAVILAQSRRALDFLVHIRPEKYADLFEPLPADSWLMQAIEAWDGIAAIVTDAHRAFVYGDAAQMIRHMYMPDDALYPDYPGGFYYRFGDHVYHDGSRCEGLMAAYRLARQRGERAEMTRVLGPMLLAARGLLATFNTPESTYAHRDPARTVGSFRFKLTRQWVRVDAVQHAACFYARLLPFLK, encoded by the coding sequence ATGACGCTACCGCATGCGGTCTCCGGAACGGATGAAACGCATTTCATCGCGGATATCCGTAAAATACTGGGAGGGGGGGAGGTTTCCCTGCGCATCCCGAAGCGCTTCGGACACGCGTTCGATCCGGGGTGCTCGCAATGGTATGTCACCCTTTTCCAGCCCGGGAAAAAGCCGCTGCGATGGGGTTCGCGGCGCCGTTCGGCAGAAGCGAGTCTCCTGGGGGCCGTCGCAGGTCTGAAAAAACGCAAAGGTTTCGAGGCATTTGACATCGCAGACCCGTCCGCGTGCCGGATCCTGGTCGAGATGGTCACCGATGCCGTCCCCTGCGATCTCCGGTCGCTGACGTGGATGGCGCTCTCCCCGGCGCGTTTCGAACCCGGTGTGACCGGTCTGCGGTGTGAATGGAACGGACAGGTGCGTTACGTCATGCCGACGGATGCGGTCACCCACAGCATCATGAGCGTAACGCAGCTGCTGGATTTTCTCGCCCGGCGGTTCGGCCTGGCGGAGCGGGGCGAGGATGAAGAAGCGCGTGCCGCGCGCATGCTGTCGCTGCCGCTTCAGTGCTCCCTGCTCAAAAGCGTCGCGGTGATCTCTTACGAAGCGGGGGCCCTGCCGCTGTACCGCGGCATTCCTGCGCCTTTCAACCTCTCTGCAGCGGGGGTGGAGCGTGTCGTGCGGGCGAGCATAGGGTGGCTGGCGGACAATATGCGGGAGGATGGCCGGTTCCTCTACTACTATGACCCCATCATGGACAGCGAGGCCGACTTTCAGCATCCGAAAAATCCGGGCTATTACAACATACTGCGCCACAGCGGCGCGACGATCACCCTGATCGAAGGGTACGAACGTTTTAGGGAAGAGCGGCTGCTGGCGGCCGCACGCCGCTCCATCGACTTCTTTGTGACGACACTGCGTGAAGAGGAGGGCGAAGAGGGCTATAGGTGTTACCCTTTTTATAACAAGAAGTCCAAACTCGGCGGGGCGGGAATAGGGCTGGCCGCCCTGATGCGCTACGAACATGCCAGTGGCGACAAGCGGTACCGCCATTATGCAGAGGGGATGGTGCGGCATCTGCTCGGCCGTATAACGGAGGACGGGGAGATGATCGGGTATTACCGTCACCCGCGTCACCAGAAGGGCGCACCGCTCGTCGATATCGATGCGAAAACGAAGCGTGAGCTCTTCTCTTTTTACTACCCGGGCGAGGCGCTGCTCGGGCTGGCCCTCTTTTATGCGCATGCAGACGCGGCGGAGGGGCTCAAAGCGGTCATCCTCGCACAGAGCCGCCGTGCGCTTGATTTCCTCGTGCATATCCGTCCCGAGAAGTATGCAGACCTTTTCGAACCGCTGCCGGCCGACAGCTGGCTGATGCAGGCGATCGAGGCATGGGACGGGATCGCAGCGATCGTGACGGACGCGCACCGTGCCTTCGTCTATGGCGATGCGGCGCAGATGATCCGGCACATGTATATGCCCGACGACGCGCTCTACCCCGATTATCCCGGTGGTTTCTACTACCGCTTCGGCGACCATGTCTATCATGACGGCTCCCGCTGTGAGGGGCTGATGGCGGCCTACCGTCTGGCCCGTCAGCGCGGCGAGCGGGCGGAGATGACACGGGTACTCGGCCCCATGCTGCTGGCGGCGCGGGGACTGCTCGCTACGTTCAATACCCCCGAATCGACGTACGCCCACCGCGATCCGGCGCGTACCGTCGGCAGTTTCCGCTTCAAACTGACACGGCAGTGGGTCCGTGTCGACGCCGTACAGCATGCCGCCTGTTTCTATGCCCGGCTGCTCCCGTTTCTGAAGTAA
- a CDS encoding response regulator transcription factor — translation MKRLYLYSKRDSVLKHWKSGMSRLYKLQGFQELGSLYAALEEARPAAVLFDYDGHIGEIEELLQYLKSTKTAVMAMNSSPVYSDGIVLLKGGARALLNAYASANNINQAVKAVVGGNIWLYPEFIQMMIRQNSMIAAGRQETLEPLSARERELAEMVALGMSNKEIAQTADIAEQTVKTHLKTVYEKLGVASRLELAIMVNSGK, via the coding sequence ATGAAAAGACTCTACCTCTATTCGAAGCGCGATTCGGTACTGAAGCATTGGAAAAGCGGCATGTCGCGGCTGTATAAACTGCAGGGGTTTCAGGAACTGGGATCGCTTTATGCGGCCCTGGAAGAGGCCCGCCCTGCCGCCGTGCTGTTTGATTACGACGGGCATATCGGCGAGATCGAGGAGCTGCTGCAGTATCTCAAGTCGACGAAGACCGCCGTGATGGCAATGAACAGCAGTCCCGTCTATTCGGACGGGATCGTGCTACTCAAAGGGGGCGCGCGTGCCCTGCTGAATGCCTATGCCTCCGCCAACAATATCAACCAGGCTGTCAAGGCCGTCGTCGGCGGTAATATCTGGCTCTATCCGGAGTTCATTCAGATGATGATCCGGCAAAACAGTATGATCGCGGCCGGCAGGCAGGAGACGCTTGAACCGCTCTCCGCACGGGAGCGGGAACTGGCGGAGATGGTGGCGCTGGGCATGAGCAACAAAGAGATCGCCCAGACGGCGGATATCGCCGAACAGACGGTCAAGACGCATCTGAAAACGGTGTATGAAAAGCTCGGCGTGGCCAGCCGGCTTGAGCTGGCGATTATGGTCAATAGCGGCAAATAA
- a CDS encoding HlyD family type I secretion periplasmic adaptor subunit, protein MLNGSMLSNKLPKRPENKNDLRPKAVTEKELAYLNSRTAAVLERTALHSRLFLWIMLLTVAIFIIWADNAMIDEVVKGDGKIVPSSQIKPIQNLEGGIVKEILIKEGDLVQKGEPLLKMQDIFFSSTVERNRLEYDELYARAIRLRAEAYGTAFIEPETSDPAQKVLIEKERSLYQSNKQQLQKSIAILKSQIAQRTSELKEAREHYTQLEAEMTLVQKEIDINRPLVEKRIVPEVDFIKLQRDANNVEQSLTATRHQITSTRAMIEEAKSKRDEAELAFQNRAKEELNGIEAQMQRIKESQTALEDQVSRTLVRSPVDGIVKRLYVTTIGGVVTPGMKLMDILPTGDSLLVEVKVHPRDIAFLYPDQRAVIKITAYDFSIYGGLSGRVVRISPDSINEADGRTYYQVWIETDKTFLGTVENPLKLIPGMVVNAEIVTGKKSILDYILRPLLRTKDNAFKER, encoded by the coding sequence ATGCTTAACGGATCCATGCTCTCCAACAAGTTGCCGAAGCGCCCGGAGAACAAGAACGACCTCCGTCCCAAAGCCGTTACGGAAAAAGAGCTCGCGTATCTCAACAGCCGAACGGCCGCGGTCCTGGAGCGCACGGCGCTGCATTCACGGCTGTTTTTGTGGATCATGCTGCTGACGGTGGCGATCTTCATCATTTGGGCGGACAATGCCATGATCGACGAGGTCGTCAAAGGCGACGGGAAAATCGTCCCCAGCAGTCAGATCAAACCGATCCAGAACCTCGAAGGGGGGATCGTCAAGGAGATCCTGATCAAGGAGGGCGACCTGGTCCAGAAAGGCGAACCGCTTCTGAAGATGCAGGATATTTTTTTCAGTTCGACCGTCGAACGCAATCGTCTGGAGTACGACGAGCTGTATGCCCGGGCGATCCGCCTGCGGGCTGAGGCCTACGGCACGGCGTTTATCGAGCCCGAGACGAGCGACCCGGCGCAAAAAGTGCTGATAGAGAAGGAGCGCAGCCTTTACCAGAGCAACAAGCAGCAGCTCCAGAAGAGCATCGCCATCCTCAAGTCACAGATCGCGCAGCGGACCAGCGAGCTCAAAGAGGCGCGGGAACACTATACGCAGCTTGAAGCGGAAATGACCCTGGTGCAGAAGGAGATCGATATCAACCGGCCGCTGGTGGAAAAACGCATCGTGCCCGAGGTCGACTTCATCAAACTGCAGCGCGATGCCAACAACGTCGAGCAGTCGTTGACGGCCACACGCCACCAGATCACGTCGACAAGGGCGATGATCGAAGAGGCCAAGAGCAAACGCGACGAAGCGGAGCTGGCGTTCCAGAACCGGGCCAAGGAGGAGCTCAACGGCATCGAGGCGCAGATGCAGCGGATCAAAGAGTCGCAGACGGCGCTGGAGGACCAGGTAAGCCGGACCCTCGTGCGCTCCCCGGTTGACGGGATCGTTAAACGCCTCTACGTCACGACAATCGGCGGGGTCGTGACGCCGGGGATGAAGCTGATGGATATCCTCCCGACGGGCGACTCTCTGCTGGTGGAAGTAAAAGTCCACCCGCGCGATATCGCCTTCTTGTACCCCGACCAGCGTGCCGTCATCAAGATTACGGCCTACGATTTTTCCATATACGGGGGGCTGAGCGGCCGGGTGGTACGGATCAGCCCCGACTCCATCAACGAAGCCGACGGCAGGACCTACTACCAGGTCTGGATCGAAACGGACAAGACCTTCCTCGGTACCGTCGAGAATCCGCTGAAGCTGATCCCGGGGATGGTCGTCAACGCGGAGATCGTTACCGGCAAGAAAAGTATTCTCGACTATATCCTTCGCCCGCTCCTGCGGACGAAAGACAACGCCTTCAAGGAGCGATAA
- a CDS encoding type I secretion system permease/ATPase, translating to MGERNRSGLLDALLAVAKLYHQEVTEEMVLAGLPVDPRDPKLFEPDPQRSRSLFSRAAEKAGFASTLQKKPLRKIAQHLLPCILVLKEERACVLLEFDKEMEYANVLIPGVPEQEGWIAIEHLEEEYLGYCFLMKKNFGYRVEEEDDKAEKDDRHWFWSTLKRTKAIYGDILIGSFLVNLFILILPLYMRNVFDRVIPNSALDTLWVLTYGVVAIFVLEALLRFLRSYFMEIAAKKSDVIMSSKIFEHVMDMKLSEQVGSVGAFSSDLKQYESIRNFLTSTVVTTVIDLPFSILFLLVVYWVAGDIVYIPLFTILLIVLYAFLIKGPIRTSIRNSNQAASMKNSILLESLNAIETIKAFNYNSVMQWKLEEATGKIAQRGLKSRVLNGSIATVTAFLIRVQTVAVIVASVYMIHQGMLTTGGLLVAYILASRAVNPVGKLVMLILQFNKARSGFRAIEKVMDSAIEHPTERDFISARHLKGNIEFVNVDFAYPDAARNALNNVSFTIKPGEHVAIMGEMGSGKTTIINLLMGFYAPKEGMILIDEVEMDQYAPAELRKEIAYVPQEIILLQGTIKENIALKHPGIDSHEIVEAARLSGALRYINQNPDGFNMKIKERGQNVSGGQRQSIGIARALIDNFTFVLFDEPTSHLDEESERIAILGIAQKIKGKTAIFVTHKDAVLELVDRIILLERGEVVMDGTKKEVLAYLNKSEVHHA from the coding sequence ATGGGCGAACGCAATCGTTCCGGGCTGCTTGATGCCCTGCTGGCCGTCGCGAAACTCTATCATCAGGAGGTGACGGAGGAGATGGTACTGGCCGGCCTGCCGGTCGATCCGAGGGATCCGAAGCTTTTTGAACCCGATCCGCAGCGCTCCCGCTCCCTTTTCAGCCGCGCAGCGGAAAAAGCGGGTTTCGCCAGCACCCTCCAGAAAAAACCGCTGCGCAAGATCGCGCAGCATCTGCTGCCATGCATCCTTGTCCTCAAAGAGGAGCGGGCCTGCGTCCTGCTCGAGTTTGACAAAGAGATGGAGTATGCGAACGTGCTGATCCCGGGGGTCCCAGAGCAGGAGGGGTGGATTGCCATCGAGCACCTTGAGGAGGAGTACCTCGGCTACTGCTTCCTGATGAAAAAGAACTTCGGCTACCGTGTCGAAGAGGAGGACGACAAGGCAGAGAAGGATGACCGTCACTGGTTCTGGAGTACGCTCAAGCGTACGAAAGCGATTTACGGCGACATCCTGATCGGGTCGTTCCTGGTCAACCTCTTCATCCTGATACTGCCGCTGTATATGCGCAACGTCTTCGACCGGGTGATCCCGAATTCGGCTCTCGATACGCTGTGGGTCCTGACCTACGGGGTCGTCGCGATCTTTGTACTCGAAGCCCTCTTGAGGTTCCTGCGCAGCTACTTCATGGAGATCGCGGCCAAGAAGAGCGACGTCATCATGTCCTCGAAGATCTTCGAGCATGTGATGGATATGAAGCTCTCCGAACAGGTCGGTTCCGTCGGGGCGTTTTCAAGCGACCTGAAACAGTATGAGAGTATCCGGAATTTTCTGACTTCTACGGTCGTGACGACCGTGATCGACCTCCCTTTTTCCATCCTCTTTTTGCTGGTGGTTTACTGGGTGGCAGGGGATATCGTCTATATCCCCCTGTTTACGATCCTGCTGATCGTGCTTTATGCGTTCCTGATCAAGGGGCCGATCCGAACGAGCATCCGCAATTCGAACCAGGCGGCATCGATGAAAAACAGTATTCTGCTCGAAAGCCTCAATGCCATTGAGACGATCAAGGCCTTCAACTACAACAGCGTGATGCAGTGGAAACTGGAGGAAGCGACCGGCAAGATCGCGCAGCGGGGACTGAAGTCGCGTGTGCTTAACGGTTCCATTGCGACGGTCACGGCTTTCCTGATCCGGGTGCAGACGGTCGCCGTCATCGTGGCGAGCGTCTATATGATCCATCAGGGGATGTTGACGACGGGGGGACTGCTGGTCGCCTATATCCTGGCTTCGCGGGCGGTCAACCCGGTTGGGAAGCTGGTGATGCTGATTTTGCAGTTTAACAAGGCCAGGTCAGGATTCCGGGCGATCGAAAAGGTGATGGACAGCGCGATCGAGCACCCGACCGAACGGGATTTTATCAGTGCACGCCATCTTAAAGGGAACATTGAGTTCGTCAATGTCGATTTCGCCTATCCCGATGCGGCGCGGAATGCCCTGAACAACGTCTCGTTTACGATCAAGCCCGGCGAGCATGTGGCCATAATGGGAGAGATGGGCTCGGGTAAAACGACCATCATTAACCTGCTGATGGGCTTTTATGCGCCCAAAGAGGGGATGATCCTCATCGACGAGGTCGAGATGGACCAGTATGCCCCGGCGGAACTGCGTAAAGAGATCGCCTATGTACCGCAGGAGATCATTCTGCTGCAGGGGACGATCAAGGAGAATATCGCCCTGAAACACCCCGGCATCGACTCGCACGAGATCGTCGAAGCGGCCCGCCTGAGCGGCGCCCTGCGCTACATCAACCAGAACCCCGACGGTTTCAACATGAAGATCAAGGAGCGGGGACAGAACGTCTCGGGCGGGCAGCGGCAGTCCATCGGGATTGCGCGTGCATTGATCGACAACTTCACGTTTGTCCTCTTCGATGAACCGACCTCACACCTGGACGAAGAGAGCGAACGTATCGCTATCCTCGGGATCGCCCAGAAGATCAAGGGGAAAACGGCCATCTTCGTTACCCATAAAGATGCCGTCCTCGAACTGGTCGACCGCATCATTCTCCTCGAGCGCGGGGAAGTGGTCATGGACGGGACGAAGAAAGAGGTCCTCGCCTACCTGAATAAGTCGGAGGTGCATCATGCTTAA
- a CDS encoding EAL domain-containing protein: MTLFKEITLAMSVLVVALLAMTMFSNYRTNVRFIEDQLYTSARNTASSLGLAISKASNGEDVAMAETMINAVFDSGLYEAIIYRNVDGEVLYERHTPLTLDTVPEWFAHSIALPPAAATVPVGKEWMLVGQLQIEGHRGQAYTQMWDAFKEVIASFIILSVMAMAGIFFMLKVVLRSLEAVREQAEAVSGNRFIIQDSLPRTKEIRDVVKAINTLVYKVKEVYKQEADAVARYNTLLYEDRQTHLKNRDFFMMKLGSLVSGEDRFSSGYVAAFQLCDPDKVKHEEGGYVLQKVLSFISDIARGIVNGVEEGVACRVREFDVMLIIPSLEESEITGLLTSAAESCRGAGYCVTIAATPYRAGEAASELLSHLDYALMQAEAERGTAPFLYRAKHDNVPTWGHDAWRKHLRNAMKLDHFVAFYQPVVSRNGLTVQQELLLRLELEGSLLNAGAFIPVVGHLELQEELDRYVLDKVGETLHASEIAVNVSGNFIAHSATMGWLAERKSSWETNKLALSFEVSNSMVMAEPETAATFSAFVQKQGWRFGIDHFTVESEKELTSLQRIKPSYLKIDAVYLLSLVGSEGKREAALFTIARLIDIELIATGVDSEETADRLHQLGIDLLQGFWIGEPAKGAA; the protein is encoded by the coding sequence GTGACACTCTTCAAAGAGATCACGCTGGCGATGTCGGTACTCGTTGTCGCCCTGCTGGCGATGACAATGTTCAGTAACTACCGGACGAACGTCCGCTTTATCGAGGATCAGCTCTACACCAGCGCGCGCAATACGGCGTCGTCGCTGGGACTGGCGATCAGCAAGGCGAGCAACGGCGAGGATGTCGCGATGGCGGAGACGATGATCAATGCGGTCTTCGACAGCGGGCTTTACGAGGCGATCATCTACCGGAACGTGGACGGCGAAGTCCTGTACGAACGCCATACGCCGCTGACCCTGGACACCGTACCGGAGTGGTTTGCGCATAGCATCGCGCTGCCGCCGGCGGCGGCGACCGTGCCCGTCGGCAAAGAGTGGATGCTCGTCGGCCAGCTCCAGATCGAGGGACACCGCGGGCAGGCCTATACCCAGATGTGGGATGCTTTCAAAGAGGTAATTGCCAGTTTCATTATTCTGAGCGTGATGGCCATGGCCGGGATCTTCTTTATGCTGAAGGTCGTACTGCGTTCGCTCGAAGCGGTCCGGGAACAGGCGGAAGCGGTCTCTGGCAACCGGTTTATCATCCAGGATTCGCTGCCGAGGACCAAGGAGATCCGTGACGTGGTCAAGGCCATCAATACCCTCGTATACAAGGTTAAAGAGGTCTACAAGCAGGAAGCCGACGCCGTCGCCCGCTATAACACGCTGCTGTATGAGGACCGGCAGACCCACCTCAAAAACCGGGATTTCTTCATGATGAAACTCGGCAGCCTCGTCTCGGGCGAAGACCGCTTCTCCTCGGGTTATGTCGCCGCGTTCCAGCTGTGCGACCCCGACAAGGTGAAGCACGAAGAGGGCGGCTACGTCCTGCAGAAAGTGCTCTCATTCATCAGTGATATTGCCAGGGGGATCGTCAACGGCGTCGAGGAAGGAGTCGCCTGCCGCGTCCGCGAGTTCGATGTGATGCTGATTATCCCGTCGCTGGAGGAGTCCGAAATCACGGGGCTGCTCACCTCGGCGGCGGAAAGCTGCCGCGGGGCCGGCTACTGCGTGACGATCGCGGCGACGCCTTACCGTGCCGGGGAAGCGGCATCGGAACTGCTGAGCCACCTTGACTACGCGTTGATGCAGGCGGAAGCCGAACGGGGGACGGCGCCGTTCCTTTACCGTGCCAAGCATGACAATGTCCCCACATGGGGGCACGACGCGTGGCGCAAACATCTGCGCAATGCCATGAAACTGGACCACTTCGTTGCCTTCTACCAGCCGGTCGTCTCCCGTAACGGGCTGACGGTCCAGCAGGAGCTGCTGCTGCGCCTGGAGCTCGAGGGCAGCCTGCTCAATGCCGGGGCATTCATTCCGGTCGTCGGGCACCTTGAACTGCAGGAGGAACTTGACCGTTACGTGCTGGACAAGGTCGGTGAGACCCTGCATGCCAGCGAGATCGCGGTGAACGTTTCGGGGAATTTCATTGCCCACAGTGCCACCATGGGGTGGCTCGCGGAGCGTAAAAGCAGCTGGGAGACCAATAAGCTGGCGCTCTCCTTCGAGGTTTCCAACAGTATGGTGATGGCCGAGCCGGAGACGGCGGCGACCTTCTCCGCCTTCGTGCAGAAGCAGGGATGGCGGTTCGGTATCGACCACTTTACGGTCGAGTCGGAAAAAGAGCTGACCTCCCTGCAGCGGATCAAGCCCTCCTACCTGAAGATCGATGCGGTCTACCTGCTTTCGCTGGTCGGCTCCGAGGGCAAGCGCGAAGCGGCACTCTTCACCATCGCCCGCCTGATCGATATCGAACTGATCGCAACAGGGGTCGACAGCGAGGAGACGGCAGACCGTCTGCACCAGCTCGGGATCGACTTGCTGCAGGGCTTCTGGATCGGCGAACCGGCCAAGGGGGCGGCGTAA